The region ACCTTTTGATTCAGGTTGTTTGGTGAATGAATGCATCTAGTATCAGGATAGTAGCGCTTGAGGACTAGCCGTGGCAACCTCTGCTATAAACTGTTGTTCTggcatagaaaataaaaaaacagaccatAACGAAGGAATATCCTTTCCAGAGAGACTGCCAGCTGGCGGGGCAGGTAGGGATCTCCATGGTCTGACTGTGGACAGCGATCACGTTGGCTTGGGCCTCACACACAGAACACCTGAAACCCATAAACCACGTGGTAGATCTGGGTAGGTCccaatatttttaggctgaatgacgatatacaatatttatcttaatgtgtttttctttccttaaagtaattataaaaattcatctctgaatcaaagctttatacCAAATGCCTCACAGGCGCATAGTTTTACAAACAGCTGTGGATAAATAtgataaacatgaaaaaaaaaactactggaATATGGAAAACAATAcagtctcatcttatatctcttgttaaaagaaaatcgcgatatttttaaaatctcaatatattgcccagccctagatcTTGGCTTAAATCAGGAAATAATCATCATTTGGTGTTTACTTCATGACAGAGCTTGGTAAATGAAAAGATTTTCTGAAAAGGATAATTAGCTTAGATCTGAAGGCAGGTTGTGTGATGGAAACATCGAGCTCCTATATGATGAAGCTGTTATTTATGTGAAGAGGAAACAACTAGCGCTCTATTATAAGAACAAAGTCAATCACTAGGTTCCTGCTAAAGGCTGAAAGTGACTCTGAAAACTGATCCAGAACGGCACCGTGACAAAAACAACCGGACAGAAGCTCAGGTCCATGGATTACGTCTAACTggcatttttgtaaatattttacgCCTTTTTTCTGTCTAAAACTGTTCAATGTTCCCTTTGGGTCatcttgaaaatgtttcttattttatttttcttccatgaTTCCTTTTTGCACAACCTTGTTATGGTGTCTGTGgggtttttgcacatttgcttaATGAAGTTTTTAATAATTAGTCCTGAATAACTGAAGAAGTTGTTAAATGTTCAGCGTTTGTGTTTGTTACCTGCTGATTTTAGACCTGAGCGCCTCCTCATCTGCGATTGGCTGAGGGTCCATGACGCTGGAAAGCCAGTAGGAATAGTCGTTTCGTTCAGCGTACCTACATTCTTCCCCGGTCTCACAGATCAGGAAGGGTAAGGTGCTGAAACGTGGGAGACAGCTTCCTACGGTACCTGCAGGAAGACCGAGGAGACAATCTGGGCCTGAGAAATGTACCTGCCTTGATTAGAAATCTGTAACACTGGGATTTAGAGACAAATGAAGTGTCAGACTGGTTGGTAACTCAGTTTGCAGCAAACAGCTCTCAGTGTTGAACGTCTCGTTAAATGGAGCTAAAATAATCTTTCATTCCATAGTGAGTCTGATCCTGAGGCTGTTAAAATGAACTTTATTTAGATGATTGCATGAAGAATAATGCGTTACAGTAATcagtctgtgctttttgtgatGCTAGTTAGACCCTGAAAACAGTGATCTCGTCGGCTCTCAGCTTTTCTGGTTCTCTTTCAGCCTCGGTGAGGAGGATTTCCCCCCATCACGTGTGTTCCTGCCTCTGATAACAAAGATAACGAAGGTAACGGCTGTGTGCTGGTCGGTGCTGAACCAGTGAGGTGTGATCAGAGATGGCGAGGGGGACTGATGGTAACTAATTTATTCATACTTTCTAGCTGTCATGCACAGACTAGTGAAGTTTATATGTTAGCTCAGGTTTGGAAGCAGAGCCAGACCTCTTCATACCCAGCAGTCTAGTTTTACTCAGTTCACCCAGGCTTCACAGTCTCGTTCTGTCATCTCCACCCTATCTCACCTCATCCCGACTTTCTATTCTCATGCATTCTCATTTTATACATCTCAATGTGATGTATAAAAAGGCCATTCATTATTTCCACCCTTGTTGCAATGAAGTACGGTTAAATGCATTGTGTAATATCTACTATAATACCTCCTTCACTGTGCAGCTATTTCTCCTCCTGTTCTAAATGAACTCACTGACTAACTGGGATCAGGCTAACCGCCGTTAGCTAACCAGGAAATCCTCTGTTTACGCTAAAATGTCGCCATTCCTGTTTGGGAAACCTCTGTTGACACTGTTAATTGTTTTTACCACCGACTGCTGCTCTACTTTAGAGTTCATATCTGCTGCGTTTTACCAACCAGGCATCTCATTTATGAAACGTTGCATAGGATCTATACTTAAAGTTTGCGTACGCCAAAATAATTCCAATTTTTAAAGCCATGCGCAAAAACACCTGCAAGCAATTTCCCTTCAAAAATCACTGCTGCCCCTGAACTTTTCTAGGAGTGTGAGGGAAGTATGAAAAGATGGAGTCCAAACAAACTTTCATCTTTTTCTTCCCCCCTAAGTGCAAGAACTGATTTCTCAGCTCTCGTGGAGTATTTAGCAACCTTTAGGCTCCATTTTCTGCATTTCCTAGGTTTTTAAATGAGAACCTGGGACTTGTTGAACATGACACAGTTGGATCGATACCAACTCTCCGTTGTCAAACCACAGACAAAGGTCATAAATATTTCACATAGCTAGCCGATCAGTTTGTTGTATGCTAGACGGAGATTTCCAGCTAGCTACTCTCTGCGCGCCCCAACAGAGTCAACCTGTAATAGATATTTGATTATGCAATaaggaatgtttttttcttggcaTATATGATTTAATACCGCATAGTTGGGTGGTTCAACTCCAGAAAAGACGGATCACTAAGCAGAAAAAATGCTAACATGCTACATGTTGAGTAATTCAGTAAGTGGTGATGAGCTTCAAGTGGATCTCAGTTGTACCTGAAGCTGGTAGGAGTAACTGAATGCTTCTTATTCAATAAATACTGTGAACCATTAActcaaaaaagcagaaaagaccCCAATGATGTTTGGTTAAATGCTCCAACTTGTTTTCATTATTAGACAGTGAACCGTCTGTGATAAGGAAGGATAAAGCAGCGGCGCTGGCCTACCCAGGTCCTGCCCGTGAGCCCGGCTGTAGCCGTTGATGAAGAGCAGAGAGTATCCGTCAGAAATGAAGGAGGATCCGTCAGGACATGGAGGGATAAAGCGATTCTGGCTGTGCCTAGTAAACAGGAAGCCATTCATCCCAGATGACGGGTTGTACGCTCCTGGAGGACCAGGACGACCTTTAGCTCCTCTGTTGCCACGGTCTCCATCCTCACCTGAAAGCACAGAGATAGTTTCACGTCATCTTTTCCCCAAAATGCAGGAAACTCTGTTGAGCATCCAGaacctttttaaattcaataaCCCATCTATTAACTCTTTATTGGTGTCTCTAGGTAGACTTATAAATGACTTTATATTTTAGTGACATGCCAGAGTCCTGGAGTCAGATATTAGACCTAACCTGGTTTATGGTCCTACCTCTCTGGCCGATCGCTCCTTtgtctccatcttctcctctcAGTCCAGGATTACCAGGTTGTCCCATCTGACCTCTTTCTCCACGCCTGCCTTTCAAACCTGGAACCAGTGAAACACCAAACAGCATGAAACCTGTTCTTCAAGACACGATAACAGCCTCAGACATTTCCTGCAGTGACGCTGACGAACCCTCAGGTCCTCTTCTCCCGGTGGAACCTGGGGCTGCGGTTCTCCCCCTGTACCCCGGCTCTCCCATTCCACCTTGTTCTCCAGGAAAGAACACCACAGAAGGACGTCTGTCCATCCCCCGTTCTCCTGCAGGAACCAATGTTAAGTAAAACAGTAACAATCCAAAAACCCTCCATTCTCAAGCGTGGCTGATAAATCTGACCTTCCCTCCCAGGAAGTCCTCGACGTCCGATTGGTCCAGGGTAACCTGTCTGTCCTCTCTCCCCTTTCATAcctgaaacacacacaggaACTCTGTTAAGGCCAACAATGTCTCACATTCAACCCGCGAGATTAGACGATGAAAACGGTTTAACTCAATGTCCTGCAAACATCTCGTTCTCCTGTCTCAGCAGAAGGTCTATCAGAGGAATCTAAAGACTGGGATGTGAGGACCAACAGCGGAGCTTAAGTGACTGGAGATCACATTTACAGTGGATTTGGTGATAAATACGTAGATGAACTGAATTTATTTGATTTGGAGTCTTTGCCACTTCTTTAAGGTTTTGTTGAACAGAAATCACAATGTCAACCCTCGTCCTACCAACTGGTCCTTTTTCTCCAATCGGTCCGTGGCAGCCTTTATCTCCAGGAGGTCCAGGCCTTCCACACGGACCCTGGAAGCACAAATTTATCAATAAATATCCAAATACCCAACATATCAATAAATTCACTGTGTGTGTTTCACTCACAACGTTCCCAGGAGGACCAGGGTGACCAAGTGGACCAGGTGGTCCTGGGGGACCGGGGACTCCTTTATGTCCTTTATGACCTTTGCAAGCAGGACCTGGAGGACCAGGAGGACCTTTACATCCAGGTGGGCCTACAGAACGAaagattaaactgttttattttattttcttcatctgAGGTCTGCTAATGCTTGCTCTGTGGTTGAATTCAGTATAAATGAGGAGCTGGATTCTTatttaaattcatatttaagTCATAATTTAGTCAAACCTTCTTCAACCTTAACTCTGAGAAATCTGAATTTTTCCTTGCTTTTTTGCTCAAAGCTCTTGATATCTTCACACATCCGTACCTGACAGATCTATCTCAccccccccaccaaaaaaataaaaatacaaataaaactctttttttcacttcatcCATCCTGGAGTGCAGAGCTTTATCTTACATGGTCCCCTATCTCATTAACTTTCTCTGTGATTCTGACTCTTTGTCCTCATTTAAAAcccatctttttaaaataatttattctgtgaaAAACATCTCTGAGTTGCTGTCATCGTGCCAattattgttttacttttgttgttgtttgctcatatattcttttattgtttatatCTAAAccgtgtttttgttgttgcggCTTCCTTTCCAAACCAATAGCCACTGAGAATAAAGGTAAGGTCCAATGTTTTACAGATTTATGACACGCAGAGGATATGATGACAGATCCAAAAATGagttttggtgaatttattGCGACAACACACagctaataaaacacaaaggttATAAAATGATGATACCAAACAGGTAAAACAGAGATCAAATTAATCATAAATATTTGGATAAACTGCGGGCAACAAAAATTCTGGTTACCTAACTCTACCTAATGCCAGTTCCACCACCGGTTCAACATTAACAACCTTCTTGAATCATTTCAACGAAGCTGCTGAACTTAATAGAAAGAAGTTATGCTAAACTGATCTTAAACttaattgcctttttttgtaaagtttgcAAACTTTGTCCAACTCTGCTTCACGTGCTTTTTGACTACATAACCTGTAAGATGTGGTTTAAGTTTCACTCCTTAGGGTTAAACTTCAGACTAAACTCCACTGATGTGTCTGGTCACCTTTGGGTCCCTTTGGTCCTGGACATccattttctcccttcagtccaTCGATGCAGACTCCCTTTGGTCCAGGACAGCCAGGAGGACCAGAGGGGCCAGCAGGACCCGGGACGCCTGGGTTTCCTGCAGGGCCACATGGACCAGGAGGGCCACAGGGACCAGTTGGACCCGGCTCCCCTGGACATCCTAGAGGATGAAGAACGTGGATTTACAGCAACTTTCTGAAATCAAGGTGAACGACAAATCAAATTTAAAGCAACGCCTTACCAGGTGGACCTTGGCTTCCATGTGGTCCCTTGGATCCAGATGTGCATGCTGCAGATAAAGACGCAGGTGAGAACATAAACCAGGAACAGACCACCATGAGGTTCCCTGCTCCATGAAGACCTGCATGGTTCCTGTCTGACCCTACAGTAAACTAAAAGCTCACAGATCATCATACAGCATCAGTGAAAGCTCGTTATGACGGACCTGCTGCCgcgttctggttctgtctgtaaGCCTGACTGACCCAAGCCTCTCAGTCAGCACAATACTTTACTCAGATTTTATGTATTCCCGTCGGTTATTCATCCTCTTACATCCCATGGCTCCTTTTTCTCCATCAGGTCCAGGAATCCCATCCCTCCCCTGGTTTCCTTTGGGTCCGGGTGGACCAGGATTTCCAGGAGGACCCATGAATCCTGAAGAAGAGGAGAGACTGAAGAGTACAGCGACTCAAACCAAAGGCAGCAGTCTGTCAATAATCAGGTTATTAGTTTACACACCTGGGGTTCCAGGAGGCCCTGGAGGTCCACATCTCCCAGGAGGGCCATTATAGCCCTTCTCACCTGGATCCCCAGGAGGACCTGGGGTCAAaagtaaagtttttatttagacTGATGTTAAACTTTACATGGAAACTATGATGATATCTATCAGACCTTTGCATCCAGGTGGTCCTGGAGGTCCTGGAGGTCCACAGCAGCCTGTTGTACCTGGAAGACCAACATTTCCATATTCTCCTGGTGGTCCTTTTAGACCTGGATAACCTGGAGGCCCAGAATCCCCCTTCAGGAAAAACAAGAACGATAATTGGATCCAACGCTCAAAGATGAATATTAAACTGAATCCAGAGCTTAGAAGTTCTCCGTCACTATTTAATGACAAAGCTGGAACTGTGAATCCTCCATTATCCAGGATGTTGGCAGTAAATGTCATCCATCCCACTAAAGACCATGTTCTGCAAGAACAAAGAAATGGGGCTGCAGGAACACAATGGCGTCATTCTGTCAATTATAAATAACCTGGACAGGACATTTTTCATGCATGCTCTCCAACAAATATAAAGGTTTCAGGCTGCAGTAGAAGATGAAGCTATGAAGACTTCCTGAAATGTTCTGCGCTTTAGTTCTTCTGAagtctgaaagtttttttttttttaggaggaaCTGTGTTCGTGTTCACCATCATGTAAAAGAAGTGATTTCTCTGTTCTTGCAGACTATAAAGAGGCCTCAACTCTTACCAATAAAGATTTGATAACATcctttataaaatatatatttctgttcAGACAAACTAATCTGCTTCATTCCAAAGTGGGACCATTTCAAAAGGAACTCAGGAACTTCATCTGTCAGACAGCTTTTGTGCTGTTCAgctttgagtttttaaaaaggacattttatcTAAACCAGCTGAATGGTTTAAGGACGTTTTGTTATTTTGGGTTGTTTCAGATTTTAGAGATCATAGAAAATACTTGGAAGAACATTTCAAGAGTAAATTTCCTGTTCTGAGAAGATAGAAACGGTAGAAGGACCCAAAGTGCCAGGCTGGTTCAGTTGCTGGTTCTGGAGCAGACATGTTCTGCCAGTACAATGTGAGATCCATAAATATCTGTTAGATTAATTGGTCACTTTTAATTTCCTccagacgtgtgtgtgtgtgtgtgtgtgtgtgtgtgtgtgtgtgtgtgtgtgtgtgtgtgtgtgtgtgtgtgtgtgtgtgtgtgtgtgtgtgtgtgtgtgtgcctgtccTGTGTCTTTGTGCTGCCCTAACCCGGTCCATGGTTCACCCCACTTCATacccaaaaatgtaaaaacataacATGGATGGCAGGAATGAAAATCATAATTAACGAGCAGAAACATGATCCATTATTATAATGTATTGATGTCCTGGAAGCCATTCCTTGATGTCTCCAGGTGTAATCCATCAGAAACCTGGACACCCGCCATGTTTGCTACGGATGGAAGGAGGACTGAGCAGTATGTGTGTGCAGTACCATCTCTCCAGGAAAACCTTTAACTTCTGGTCCAGCTGGACTTGGTTCCCCCTTAATGCCTTTAGGTCCGCTATGTCCTGGTGCACCATCTGGACCAGGGTCACCACAAGCTCCTTTGGCACCTTTCTCACCCTGACAACCTGTGGAAAACATCAGGAGAGCTTACAGAGCTGAAACTGCAGGTTTAAAGGAGGAGGGTAATGTTGCTGCAGGATTTAGATGCAACAGTCATTCTGTCTAAATGTTGAATTAACAGATTAGCAGGATTGATGGTGGTGTAAAGGTTGCATTACCTGGTGGGCCAGTCAGTCCCTTGTCACCTGGGGGTCCAGTGCTACCAGGACAACCTTTCTGTCCATCTCTACCTGGATCTCCAGGAAGTCCTGATGCAAAGACACGCTTCATTTGATTGACTTAAATAAAAGCAGTGGCACCATCTATTGTTTTATGCCAGGGTTGGTAGTTAGCATAGTGCAGTCAATGGTTTACCTTGTGGCCCTTGGAATCCAGGTTCTCCATTAAAGCCGTCTGGCCCTTGAGGCCCTGGGAGGCCCCTTTCTCCTTTCTGACCAGCAGGACCTATGGGCCCTGATCAAAGGTTGGGAAACAAATGGAAAATTAAGAGTAATGAGCCCATGGAGATTAGTGAATGCACTGACCCAGACACCATGAATCCTTTAGTGCCTCAGATTTCTGATTCTTTGGGTACAACAAAGAACCGAACCCTAACCCACCCCCAAAGTTTTGCTGAGGACAGGATGGCTTTAGCAGTTTTCAGTCAGACATTCATGCAACATGTTGAGATCATTATTTATGGGCCGACACCACAAGTAATGAAGCCCTGAAAAAGACTCAGTGTTTGGGACCTTTTCTGGGCTCTTTAGAGATTATAGGTGATATTTCTGCAGATTCTCAAGTTTCTAGTGTGTTTATATGAAGGACAAGGTTAGTTAAAATCTCACTTCTGTTAGGGGAGTGGTTCTTAAGAGTAGGACCCAAATGGAAACAGTCTAACAGGAGTAACTTggtcagtaaaataaattattaaaaagtaaaaagcaaaaacttaCTGATTACAGacgtgaaacaaaaaaacagctttcacAGACACTGGAGGTATTTCTATGTTAAGCAAATTACTTTAATACATGCAGTCATGGTAAGCAACAAAAAGCAACACTAGAGACCCCAAAGTTGACCTCCGAGGAACTCCAAGGATTTCTGCAAAGATAATTAAAAACTCCTACTGATGCGAGACAGAACACGATACCTGGGACTCCAGGATCCCCCGGTTCTCCTGATCTCATGATGTTTGTTGAGACTCCTTTTGGTCCAGTCTCCCCTCTGTCCCCTGGGTCTCCTGAAGGCCCCTGAGAACCCGCTGGTCCATCTATACCCTTCTGACCTAAGAGACAGATCATGGCAGAGAAGGCTCAGAGAGAATCAATTACAAGATGCCATAAAAACAACGTCGACCCACtgttaaataaaacctgttgGTCCTGGACTCCCGGACTCTCCTGGTCTTCCATCTGCTCCTGGACTCCCAAAGGGTCCTGGGAGCCCGCTGTCCCCCCTTCTCcctaaaacacaaacatcaccATTTCTCCTGAAGTAGTCATATTTTCCTGACCATCCACATCTGTTCTTCACATTTATTTGATCTTTCATAACTTTTGTTTTGCCACATCATCTTTATTTTAAGTCGTGGTTTACAATAAAAACCGGCACCCAGTTACGTTCTTAATAAAACAAACCCAGCAAAGACAAGAACGCCTGAGCAGAAGTCAAAATGTCGATGCTTGATACTTTGATCAAAGTATGTGACCATTGTTTTACCTGGACCTCCGGGCATCCCTGTGCTCCCTCTCTGGCCTTTCTGTCCCACCACTCCAACCATCCCTGCAGCACCATCAGCTCCTTGTTGCCCTTTGGGCCCCTTCAGTGCGCGGGCTCCTGAGGCTGGGATCCCACGGTCTCCCTTTGGACCGGCTGGTCCAGCGATCCCTTACAGAACGACAATGTAAACATGGTTTGTTCTTGTAGAGTCAGAATTTAGCTGACAGCTctgtttttatcatatttttataCCTCGGAATCCAATGAAACCTGGTGGACCTTGCACTCCTCTGGGTCCTGGAGCTCCAGGGTGGCAGCATCCAGTCTGACCAACAGGACCAGGAACTCCATCCAGACCACGTTCACCTGGAATAGATTTCAGCTCAGGTAGGTTGTTCCTTCCTCAGACAAGCAGAATCCGGCTGGACTTCAGGTCTAAAGCGTTCTGGTTCTAGAACTTGTTCTGTTCTCCAAGTGTCTACACAGACGCCGACCATCACATGTAGGTCAGGAGCAAGGAACATAACATGGGTGTTAGCTAGCTACTGTTTCACTGACTGCAGAgcctttaaaactttatttagtaaTTGGAGGTGGAACGTAAAGAGTTGCAGACCTGAGAACCTCCGTCCTCTGTGATGATAAACTGCTGACTGAAAGATTTGTGCTGCCGCTATAAGAGGCGCAGTAAAACCTTGGATTCCAGGTCTCAGTCACTACAAACTGGGAAGATGAGCCAAAGATTCAAAGTGGAGTCCTGCTACCTTTTGGTCCTGGACGACCATCTTGTCCTGAAGGTCCCTGAAATCCTTCTGGTCCCGGAGGTCCAGGGACTCCTGGTGGTCCCAGGGAGCCCTCCTCTCCCTGAGCGCCTTGTTGGCCCCTCTCACCAGGCGCAGACACGCCTCGGTCCCCCTTTGACCACAGAGACCACGAGAAGGGAAGTTAAGCCGTAGCAACAaagattaaactcaaaggtttGTTACTCAAACTTTTCTCTCTAGTTCAATCTGTCTCAGTTTGGTTCAAAAGGGAAAAGTTCAGGCATCAGATCAGGTTTTGCTCATTTATGGGCTGATGGCCGGTTCTGTTCAGCCAGAGACGGTGGAAGGAGACACAAGCTCATCTCAGCTATGACGGTTTATGTCTCAGGATCCATCAGGTGTTACGCTACCTTTTGACCAGGGGTCCCTAGGGGGCCCTGGTGGCCCCTCTCGTCCCTTGAAGCCATAACTGGGAAGACCTGCCTCTCCTTTGGAACCCTTGTTTCCTGATGAAAGAACATTGTATTTAAGATTTCCATCTGGTTTCTGTAAAAACTGTCAGAATGTAGAAAGCCAAATCTGACCCTTCGGCCCTTTGCTGCCTGGCATCCCTTGGCGAGAAGAACCTGCTCTCCCCTCTTCGCCTTTCTGACCTCTAActcctggaggacctgcaggtCCTCTCACACCTGAGACCAAAGGAGGAAAGCAACAAGGCAGAACCACAAAGATCAAGATTTCTTTCCAGGACTGCCAATCATACGGTCAATCTTTACCGTACAATTAAGATATACAGGTGTGACAAAATACTGTTTTATGATGGCTTAATAATTCATTAGTGCAAAACATCCTTCAACCTCTGAAGAAAATATCTGCCTACTACAGAAAACCGACGCTTTAAAAGTTGTCATCCAGCCTCCTCAGTGTTTTAATAAAGCAGACAAATATTCTTGAGGTTGTCCTCTCAGTGAAGGTGAAGCTATG is a window of Fundulus heteroclitus isolate FHET01 unplaced genomic scaffold, MU-UCD_Fhet_4.1 scaffold_44, whole genome shotgun sequence DNA encoding:
- the col4a3 gene encoding LOW QUALITY PROTEIN: collagen alpha-1(I) chain (The sequence of the model RefSeq protein was modified relative to this genomic sequence to represent the inferred CDS: deleted 1 base in 1 codon) — protein: MESPDALRRSIAPLLVLCLLPLGHAELACHCTGKSLCHCDGVKGQKGEPGYAGKTGLPGVMGFPGEEGHQGSLGEKGDRGKAGLPGTKGSQGLPGRPGFPGSPGIPGIPGNEGAIGRPGLPGCNGTKGRAGGPGYPGRAGPPGPQGPQGPRGMKGDTIVPTPQPVIKGARGPQGPKGRKGDGGDRGEMGSPGPPGPFGRPGRPGLPGIEGEKGQEGSSPTSPGPQGLKGKRGPPGIPGKQGIKLYAEGPKQLKGEPGEIGQKGVRGLPGVPGNLGIKGGKGDRGEPGSEGKLGKQGLSGESGQQGEPGDSGAVGPPGIDGWPGEKGDRGPPGLPGEVFYNHINIKGQRGVPGPFGPPGFPGIPGLIGFPGLKGESGVATNGPPGSRGPPGSSGPRGEPGVPGPVFQGPPGYDGLPGAPGAEGEQGDPGIPNYVLRGAGPPGDKGSKGPTGSTGLRGEGGQKGLKGEICRVCNVDYGPPGPQGPPGEPGQCGLPGAPGFSGPAGDKGAKGAVGPPGPQGSFGFPGVPGRPGPPGEPGVITRIGLKGDEGNRGDPGPLGRAGRDGSPGRPGAKGDPGQKGDPGPPGLKGDQGPPGIMGLRGQAGQMGPKGQLGVGAPGPPGPKGADGLPGEPGRPGPQGEKGDPREANAFPGDPGPRGKTGRCGSAGAKGVRGPAGPPGVRGQKGEEGRAGSSRQGMPGSKGPKGNKGSKGEAGLPSYGFKGREGPPGPPRDPWSKGGPSVSAPGERGQQGAQGEEGSLGPPGVPGPPGPEGFQGPSGQDGRPGPKGERGLDGVPGPVGQTGCCHPGAPGPRGVQGPPGFIGFRGIAGPAGPKGDRGIPASGARALKGPKGQQGADGAAGMVGVVGQKGQRGSTGMPGGPGRRGDSGLPGPFGSPGADGRPGESGSPGPTGQKGIDGPAGSQGPSGDPGDRGETGPKGVSTNIMRSGEPGDPGVPGPIGPAGQKGERGLPGPQGPDGFNGEPGFQGPQGLPGDPGRDGQKGCPGSTGPPGDKGLTGPPGCQGEKGAKGACGDPGPDGAPGHSGPKGIKGEPSPAGPEVKGFPGEMGDSGPPGYPGLKGPPGEYGNVGLPGTTGCCGPPGPPGPPGCKGPPGDPGEKGYNGPPGRCGPPGPPGTPGFMGPPGNPGPPGPKGNQGRDGIPGPDGEKGAMGSCTSGSKGPHGSQGPPGCPGEPGPTGPCGPPGPCGPAGNPGVPGPAGPSGPPGCPGPKGVCIDGLKGENGCPGPKGPKGPPGCKGPPGPPGPACKGHKGHKGVPGPPGPPGPLGHPGPPGNVGPCGRPGPPGDKGCHGPIGEKGPVGMKGERGQTGYPGPIGRRGLPGREGERGMDRRPSVVFFPGEQGGMGEPGYRGRTAAPGSTGRRGPEGLKGRRGERGQMGQPGNPGLRGEDGDKGAIGQRGEDGDRGNRGAKGRPGPPGAYNPSSGMNGFLFTRHSQNRFIPPCPDGSSFISDGYSLLFINGYSRAHGQDLGTVGSCLPRFSTLPFLICETGEECRYAERNDYSYWLSSVMDPQPIADEEALRSKISRCSVCEAQANVIAVHSQTMEIPTCPASWQSLWKGYSFVMETGLGAEGSGQPLVSPGSCLENFHSMPFIECNGNPGTCKYDSGHYSYWLAALNKINMFGKPRSWNLPGNSSQHRISRCRVCMKALSR